From one Paenibacillus terrae HPL-003 genomic stretch:
- a CDS encoding M20 family metallopeptidase, with protein MPTNFWDNKEADMLDLIEKLVNIDSGTFYKAGVEQVGDVLASAYQALGFQVAVDRQSERGDHLVIVHPEEQHPNILIIGHMDTVFPVGTAQRRPFSRDEAFAYGPGIYDMKASLVMTLFAIKSLIEQGDESFKRVKIILNSDEEHGSIYSRELIEREAASVKYALIVEPSDMTGRLITGRRGGGKFELHVTGKAAHSGEEPEKGRSAIGELAHKIIQLHALTDPSAGVHVNVGVISGGTTPNTIAAQAKASIDVRMETLEQAMELERKIRDICGAATTEGTTLVLQGGITRPPMIKTAKSEHLLKIVQEEAMQLGDSLTDMKIGSGSDGNLTSAVGIATIDALGPRGGNAHTAEEFLDIESLLPRTRLLANLIKRLSRE; from the coding sequence ATGCCGACAAATTTTTGGGATAACAAGGAAGCGGACATGCTTGACCTGATTGAGAAGCTTGTCAATATCGATAGCGGGACGTTTTATAAAGCGGGTGTGGAGCAGGTGGGGGATGTGCTGGCTTCTGCTTATCAGGCGCTTGGATTTCAGGTTGCGGTCGATCGGCAATCCGAGCGGGGGGATCATTTGGTCATTGTTCATCCTGAGGAGCAGCACCCGAACATCTTGATTATTGGGCATATGGACACGGTATTTCCTGTGGGTACCGCACAAAGACGGCCATTTTCACGCGATGAAGCCTTTGCTTACGGACCCGGCATATACGATATGAAGGCCAGTCTGGTCATGACGCTGTTTGCGATAAAATCATTGATTGAACAAGGCGACGAGAGCTTCAAGCGGGTCAAAATCATTCTGAATTCGGATGAAGAGCACGGTTCGATTTATTCCAGGGAATTGATTGAGCGTGAAGCGGCAAGCGTGAAGTATGCTTTGATCGTTGAACCGAGCGATATGACGGGGAGGCTTATAACCGGACGGCGCGGCGGGGGGAAATTCGAATTGCATGTAACCGGTAAGGCGGCGCATTCCGGGGAAGAACCGGAAAAGGGACGAAGCGCCATTGGTGAACTTGCGCATAAAATTATTCAACTTCATGCGCTGACTGATCCAAGTGCAGGCGTACATGTCAATGTCGGGGTGATTAGCGGCGGAACGACGCCCAACACAATTGCTGCCCAGGCCAAGGCTTCGATTGATGTACGAATGGAGACATTGGAACAGGCTATGGAGTTGGAGCGCAAAATCAGAGATATTTGCGGGGCGGCAACGACTGAAGGAACAACGTTAGTCTTGCAAGGCGGTATTACAAGACCTCCGATGATCAAAACTGCGAAATCTGAGCATTTATTGAAAATCGTGCAAGAAGAAGCGATGCAGCTGGGAGATTCGTTAACGGATATGAAAATAGGTTCAGGATCGGACGGCAACCTGACTTCGGCAGTAGGGATAGCTACGATTGATGCGTTAGGTCCGCGTGGCGGTAACGCGCATACTGCTGAGGAGTTTTTGGATATCGAAAGCTTGTTGCCGAGAACAAGGCTGCTGGCTAATTTGATTAAACGATTAAGTCGTGAATAA